AGGAAGGGGCATCCTTCGGAGGATCCCGAAGTAGGTATCCATGGTGGAAAAGAGACCATTAGAGGCAGTGGTTCAGAAATAGGAATCATCCTTGTCCGTGGTCACCAACTTGAATCTGTGACCAACAAAACACCCTCGTGTCACACAGGGCTCAGCAGCGCAGAGGAAAGAGTTGTGGAGGAGACTGGCCCGAGTCAGCAAGACAGTGAACCCTTGAGTGGTGAAGTGATAGAGTTGTCTGAAGATGAAGGTCCTTTTTCCAATTCCAATAGGTCTGTAGTCCTGCTTGAACATCCAGTGGAAGGCATAGCTGTAGGTCTCGCACCGGGAGCCAAAGTGAATGCACAAAGAGAGAAGGAAACTTCTCAGGTACCAGATCCTAAACTTTCAGGGAGTCCTGAGGCAAAATACAAGCTGGCTGACCTTGAGGGTCACAAAGAAGAATCTTGGATGCCTGAAGCAGACAATTCAAAAATAAGCCGCAAAGATGCAAAGGAAAGACTTGTCATACCAGAACTTGCTGTTGCCAGTAGAAGGGATGGAGCCTCGTTGGTAGGAGATAACATGAGTATTATTCAGACTGAGACCCAAATATATGGTCCAGGGACCGATGGCATCACATCCACGCAGGAGTtcaggccagaggaggagtgTGTTCATGGAAGAGAACCAAAAGATCTGGAGGAAAGTTATGGGAAGCAAGCGTTAATAGCAAAGGATGCTGATGAGGGACAAAAGGAGATTGAAATGGAACTGAAAAttaagaaagaaatgaaagaaggaCTCATGGCTGAGCAAAAAGGAGCACCAGCATGGTGCGAAATAAAAGCTCAACTTGAGGTTGAAACAGATGAAACAAACGCCAGCCACTTTGCAGGAAAAGAAGCATTTTGCATGGACGAAGGTCCCGGATTCCTTGGCGCCAAGTTAGAGTCCAGTCACGGAGGGCAAGAGTCACATAGAGAATTTGCCTCGAGTGtgcaagaagaagaaacaggGGGCAGCATTGTGTTCAGTATACAAAACCAATCTCTAGCTGAAGCTGGTGATGCTCGAGGGGCTCTGGCTAGGGAGAGCAGTCAGGGTCCAGTAAGAGCACATGCGCTAGCTTTTCCTTTTGTTATGTTAAGTGATGATGGGGAGGACACTCCGGGTCAGTCACCCCTTGATGTACCAGGGCAACCCATCTCTGCTAAAATGGCCCATGTTGAAAGGGCAGAAACTGTAGTGCGAGGCTACCTGTGGAAGTGGAATGGATTAACTTCCCCAAACAGTTTTTCACGGCTGCCGTTGTGCATTGTGCTATTAGCAGTCATCTGTGCTACTGCTTATCAGTATGGCTTCCTGGCTTGTTTTGCACTTTACCTGTTCTCTGTTTGCTGGCTGATCTGCCAtgagaaaaaacaacatttacaaGAAGGGGATCGAATAGATAGTCAAtgaaaatgatgttttttttttttttagatttcagAAGTTTGTTTTGGTTCAGTAGGTTCGTCGAGAATATGTGTATTTTGATTTCTATTTCATTTAAACTTTGTGTCTCCAAAATAGATAATATGGCAGATAATTTAGTTCAAGTCAATAACCTTTTCAGGAACCAAAAAACACCAGTTGTGCCAGATATGCCACTAGgaacttatttcattttaagtgGACCACCACGCGAATTTCTTACAGGCATTGATTAGCAATGGATCTATGTAACAATGCTCAGTTTACTCGGAGCTGAAACGAACAACACATCAATGTCTCAACTTTACTCTTTCACATTAATGATACAAAATCTGTAGGTGATTCAGTAATAACCCAGCAAACAACATTTTGCCACAAATAAATCTGTTCAGACTCAAGTCTGCTGTGTTGTGTAACTCTGACGCAATTCTTCTTCGCGATGatttttatatacttttatttcaatattttaaattaacgGCAGATATACGTTACTTGAACAAGTGTATGTGTTGCGTTCGAAGCATTCCTTTCTAAACATATGCCACATTTCATGAAAACGGCAACTAAAATCTGCTTTTGCTACATTTTTCAGCTTTGCTACTTTTGCTAATACGTATTTATCGGTGCCGCTGATAACATAGAGCGGTCGTATGTCTTTTGCAAGTCAACGATTCACACAAATTATCAAATGTTGCATTACACACAGGAAAATCAGCCGGTTTTGCTCATTTCACACTGGTGTCTGTCGCTCGATTTCATGTGTTTCCTACTGATCCACACACCACGATTCCACCCTGGGCAACGTGATATCTGACCGGATGATTCAGCATTGGGGTGATGAGCAGTAGAAGCAGGAGCTGTGTCTCGCGAGCCATGCTGGACGTGACTCTGCCGGCTTTCCAGGACACAGCTGTCAACCAGACAAACTGCAGAGTCACACGACCTCATTATGTCCCGTTCCTGCAGCCAGCTCTATAACCAGATCACTCTCTTTCTTCATGAGATTGTGGCCACCTTAGCTGTTCTGAACCGAAATGCGGATAGAGTCCAGTCGTGTGGATGAcgcatatatattttttgtctaATATGAGGATGCATTTAAACCCACGTCACTTGATACAGTGCACAGCATCTGTGACCTTTAGTTGCTGGCTGAAGACCCAAGCCAGAACAGCTGCAGGTGCTTGTCAAGCCCTCTCTGGAAGCCACATCTACTCTCTCAACTTCTAAGCAACAAACACCCTGCGCAGCTGCCTGCACAGAGCAAACACCCCAATGCAGTCATCTGCGTGAAACACACTACagtgcagctgcttgtgttgtACAAATACTACAGAGCAGCTCTCTGCATACAGCAGCCCTACTGTGTCTGCATGCAGCGATAAAAAAATGCAGCCTTGTGCATAAAAACAGACTACAGAATTCACTGGTGCACAGTGCAAGTGCAGCTGTGCAGCTGGCTGTAAAGACTATAAAATTCGGTCCATTGGTCGGTACAGACATATTAGGCAGAATGTTCTAAAATTCCCTCCCATCTTCCGGaccccaaagcaacataattaAAAGGACTTGTAATTGCCGCACGTCCTCAGCTCCCCTGAAGTGAACACATTCGCCAAACGGTTCTCCGTTACAAACATTGACACCGTAAGCATATGATCCAGCAGCGTGTGACATGATGTACATATTGTGTTGCAGTGGAATGCATTCTGGAAGCAATGTGCATTTTTTGCACACTTTTTGTCGGTTCTCTTGTGccaagttttattttcttcatcaCTCAGCAGCCCGCCACTAAGGTGGGCCTCGTGATAGCCACGTGTTAATTTTACGCTACAAGGTCTTTGCCAAGCAGTTTTCCTTAGCATTGAAGCCACAGAGACACTGCTGTGATACTGCATGCGAGGAACGCCAAATAGACTTGTGTGAAGAGTACGAATTTTCAATTCTCAGGTGTAACTATGTTGATTATTATCATCCGAGGTCTTCAGCCTTTACACAATGATTAAATCATTGTATAGTAGACTCAGTGTGATATTTAAGGCAATAATTGGATCCAAAGGATTTCTTAGATATTACATAAATTGTAAAAATCGTGATATATATGttctaaaatatatttcttgtaTTCAAAATtttcacatatactgtacattgatCAGGTTGGATCTATGATTATGATTATATCATAATGATTTATCTGTCATGGTTTCCTCCAGGAACTCAGACGTCAGACCCAGGTGCAGAGCGGAGCCGTTCTTTATTGAGGGGATTCCGAAAGTCCTGGTCAGAAAGACAAGTGATGGGTCACCGATGATCGAACGTctgttacagggagaatccgagagctGTAATCCGAGAATCATGCACGAGGTCTAAGAATACGAGGAGGGTACTAGGGTGCGGGAGTAGGGTCAGGGAACAAGGACGTAGACCGAGAGGTTGGGAGAGGTAGGTAAGCCGAAGAAAGAAAATGCTAGTGAGTCGTAAGGCTGAACGAGGTTCCACGTCTGACTGCACTCCGAGCCTTCCTTTTATGCGCCCGTCCCCTGATCCGCTGCAGGTGTACCTCGTTGTGCCGCAGTGGAGGGCGTGACATTATCCCATCATATAGataagtaattttttaatgtaccaattcagggtaagtaccttgctcacgggtactagAGCAGTGGGTGGAATTCAAATCTGGGCTTATAAAAGTACCCACATGGAACCTTCAATcagttataaaatatttaaagtagtAACTGCATAATTAAGACACTGGAAAATATATGCATTAACTGAAATTCTTTCATGACTTCTGTCTCCCTTTTCATTTAACAGTTGTTAATTGTCCCTGAGCCAATATTGACTCTTCATGGCCACCTGGAGTCCCCCCCAAAAACATCTGTCCTCCATTTCTGTCCATAATGTGTGTCCGTTGTTGTGAttaagtccatccatctggttgcgaGTCACACGCTTCTTTTTCCTTCTACTTTTGCAAGCATTACAGTCTTTCCATCAAAGTCTGACCTGTTtgtgatgtgtccaaagtactGTCACTTTAGTCTCATTGTGCATCCGATGAGATTTCTAAGCTGATTTGAGTGGTTTCCTGGTTGGCTGTGATATCCTTAAGTTACTTCCCATATCCCATCTAGTTTCTAAAGGCCAGCTTTAACATCCATATGAAAACTACCttcagtaactgtacagtatttcagaGTGTGACACACAAGTGGGAATAACTATACCACATCAGCACCTGTACGAAGTTGCAGTAAACCAATATTTAGTCATCATGGCTCCCAATTATTCCATTTAAACCCCCATTTCACAGTGAAGATCATAGCGCTGGTCATATCTGCACACCCAAGCAAGTTGGCCAACTCCAGTTCCATCAACTGACATCTCTGAAGGAGGTGGTCCAGCTGGCAGAAAGTAACATAAGTGTCATTGGACCCAGGAACAAACCCCTTAACCCAGTCCCAAGCCCCTCCTACTCCATCATCTCTGACCCCCCCATCCTTTTCCTACTTCAAGCCAAACTCGTTTAGAGTAGGTACTCCAGGAGCTTCATCTTCTAAAACCCCATTTTTTACCTACTAACAACTGCCCAGTGATGGTGGTGGAAGATCTGTCCCCTGTTATGGACCCCACCAGATGCAATGTTCCCAGATATGTCACGTTCTGCAAAGGATCCAAGTGAGTTGACACTGGGCTTTGCTGATTTCTAGTTGTCAGCAGTTCATGGTTACAAAAAGCCTGGTTGTCTAAATACCGGTGCCTCAGGGATGCTGGAAAATGATTTCCGAGGTAACACAAAATAATGCTATAGTGGGACACCTCAGCCCAGAGAAAAAGTGTTGCTTACAAGCTGGATTTTTGGCTAGGGATCTAGCATTGCTCTATATGGCAGAGCTaatgaagaaatgaataaatacagtctTCCTCGACGTTATGAAGGTAATGCATTTGTGAAAAatcctttgtaaggtgaattctcataaatcaaaatCATAATTACCATTAGGCTCAATGGTATAAATTTTTATCCATTAGCGAGCGCAAAAACCGACATCCATTTctgctaaaatatcacaaaatctctaaaatggacacaattacttgaatagttaacattagttataaaacaacaaaactgaGTTTTGAGTTCATAACAATGCAGTTTCCCTTCAAGACCACTGTGACTGTCTACCAgtgcttgttcagctctttcatagccATTACATAACATACATTCAACAaagtgtgggtttcttccagcaGTCTAAATACGTGTGTTTAAGGTGAAGTGGTAACTCTAATTTACCCTTAGTGTGGGAATGTgcaggaatgtgtgtgtcacattgctcAGCTGATGACCTCCTTCGTAAAGCCAAAAACTGTCTAACCCTGTCACCACATAAACCTTATGGGATATGTTACAATAAATTTGTGTTTACACAAAAATTAACACATATAATACTAaacatgtatataaaaatatacagta
Above is a genomic segment from Scleropages formosus chromosome 2, fSclFor1.1, whole genome shotgun sequence containing:
- the LOC108931372 gene encoding uncharacterized protein LOC108931372; the encoded protein is MESAGELDHFEVSNPSGCPEIQSREGDKDKAGDGDEPNSPSPRKRSGSVSSEDSDPEPPPVITRKVSFADAFGLDLVSVKEFDSWNTPKKWADNLLDDDRGEDSAEYFLLCLFTVPSTAEELMEKLADQKIELEHVELLPETVALRGIIRVMNLCFEKRVYVRSTLDGWDTHMDLLADFIPGSSDGETDRFSFTLRLVPPCKEERSRVEFCLRYETVFGTFWANNGGVNYVLFCEKRFNRDMKAMTHEEYAIRSMKSCLKASRDHVTEASLTDFQAEDPAEIKSDTVEKTSDYAELHSQEDGESVMDWQTTRRSRRRAARMARVRDHFLHREVEKENKYEETPRPPHKIGMAPLGDTVSHLATPGSSVENTWKRRTAAEPSNLCESLLDIKDSMFATAVEMEAPHDGFYNSLSSQASVDTSQAYSASRLSTETPESWCTGLRKGHPSEDPEVGIHGGKETIRGSGSEIGIILVRGHQLESVTNKTPSCHTGLSSAEERVVEETGPSQQDSEPLSGEVIELSEDEGPFSNSNRSVVLLEHPVEGIAVGLAPGAKVNAQREKETSQVPDPKLSGSPEAKYKLADLEGHKEESWMPEADNSKISRKDAKERLVIPELAVASRRDGASLVGDNMSIIQTETQIYGPGTDGITSTQEFRPEEECVHGREPKDLEESYGKQALIAKDADEGQKEIEMELKIKKEMKEGLMAEQKGAPAWCEIKAQLEVETDETNASHFAGKEAFCMDEGPGFLGAKLESSHGGQESHREFASSVQEEETGGSIVFSIQNQSLAEAGDARGALARESSQGPVRAHALAFPFVMLSDDGEDTPGQSPLDVPGQPISAKMAHVERAETVVRGYLWKWNGLTSPNSFSRLPLCIVLLAVICATAYQYGFLACFALYLFSVCWLICHEKKQHLQEGDRIDSQ